A window from Mycobacterium saskatchewanense encodes these proteins:
- a CDS encoding DUF485 domain-containing protein, whose translation MSIHASPEFVELRRGLRRFVFPMTALFLAWYATYVLLGAFAHDFMAVKVFGNVNVGLLIGLGQFLTTFLITGLYVRFANRELDPRAATIRSKLEGRAS comes from the coding sequence GTGAGCATCCACGCCAGTCCCGAGTTCGTCGAATTGCGGCGCGGGTTACGCCGTTTCGTCTTCCCGATGACGGCGTTGTTCCTGGCTTGGTACGCCACCTATGTCTTGCTGGGCGCCTTCGCGCACGACTTCATGGCCGTCAAGGTCTTCGGGAATGTCAACGTCGGGCTGCTCATCGGCCTGGGACAATTCCTGACCACATTCCTCATCACCGGGCTTTATGTGCGGTTCGCCAACCGTGAACTTGACCCGCGCGCCGCCACCATCCGCTCGAAGCTGGAAGGTCGGGCATCGTGA
- a CDS encoding CaiB/BaiF CoA transferase family protein, which translates to MAGFRVLELAQFTFVPAAGAILADWGADVIKVEHPVRGDTQRGFLNMGGIQVDPDRHPLMEHPNRGKRSVGIDVSTPGGQEVLYELARASDVFLTNYLPAQRQKNMFDVEHIRGVNPNIVYARGTAYGDKGPERDVGGYDGTAFWTRSGIGYALTPEGLGGALPQSIPAFGDSIGGMNIAGGISAALLHRERTGEALEVDVSLLSTAWWAAGASMTQGMETGEVMRNAMPGSGASVNPFMGNYLTSDGGTINLCVISPTGLIRDTFAHLDIPEAADDPRFADVLPLIQNADAAAELIAEAFARKPFDYWRQHLKTMRGQWAPFQSLLDLAADEQAIANDMVAELELAGGGEPFKVVRGPVQFNHEPLETSRAPQASEHTELVLMELGMDWDRIAELKEAGAIA; encoded by the coding sequence ATGGCGGGTTTCCGTGTGCTGGAACTGGCGCAGTTCACATTCGTGCCGGCGGCGGGCGCCATCCTCGCGGACTGGGGCGCGGACGTCATCAAGGTGGAGCATCCGGTCCGTGGTGACACCCAACGGGGGTTCCTCAACATGGGGGGCATCCAGGTCGACCCCGACCGGCACCCGCTGATGGAGCATCCCAATCGAGGCAAGCGCAGCGTCGGCATCGACGTCTCCACACCGGGCGGCCAGGAGGTGCTCTACGAATTGGCCAGGGCCTCCGACGTCTTCCTGACCAATTACCTTCCTGCCCAACGGCAGAAGAACATGTTCGACGTCGAGCACATCCGGGGGGTGAACCCCAACATCGTCTATGCCCGCGGAACCGCGTACGGCGACAAGGGACCCGAGCGCGACGTCGGCGGCTATGACGGCACCGCCTTCTGGACACGCAGCGGCATCGGTTACGCGTTGACCCCGGAGGGATTGGGAGGTGCTCTGCCGCAAAGTATCCCGGCCTTCGGCGATTCCATCGGCGGCATGAACATCGCGGGTGGCATCTCGGCCGCACTGCTGCACCGCGAGCGCACCGGTGAAGCCCTCGAGGTGGACGTGTCGCTGCTGAGCACGGCCTGGTGGGCGGCGGGCGCCAGCATGACGCAGGGCATGGAGACCGGCGAGGTCATGCGCAACGCAATGCCGGGATCCGGTGCATCGGTGAACCCGTTCATGGGCAACTACCTGACCTCCGACGGAGGCACCATCAACCTGTGCGTCATCAGCCCGACCGGGTTGATTCGCGACACCTTCGCGCACCTCGACATCCCCGAGGCCGCGGACGACCCACGCTTCGCCGACGTGCTCCCGCTGATCCAGAACGCCGACGCGGCGGCCGAACTCATCGCGGAAGCCTTCGCGCGAAAGCCGTTCGACTACTGGCGCCAGCACCTCAAGACGATGAGGGGGCAGTGGGCACCGTTTCAGAGCCTGCTCGATCTCGCCGCCGACGAGCAAGCGATCGCCAACGACATGGTCGCCGAGCTCGAACTCGCCGGCGGCGGAGAACCGTTCAAGGTCGTGCGCGGGCCCGTGCAGTTCAACCACGAGCCGCTGGAGACGTCCAGGGCACCACAGGCCTCCGAACACACCGAGCTCGTCCTGATGGAGCTCGGCATGGACTGGGACAGGATCGCCGAGCTGAAGGAAGCCGGAGCGATCGCGTGA
- a CDS encoding helix-turn-helix transcriptional regulator: MAAELARARGAPADAAELVDLAISLGGDDPLRQMRSAQYHFAAGEPAYAKRLLGEAITSMPPGLVRGEAAHALAMIAFHCDSFPAAASLLQQAMNDAVSSLALRVQIQVMLAYSCAHLGQLDQAVRTAENAVNIAACLEQPELIGLALGARTMLSFLRGDGVDEIGLRRALECGETGAHVPLVLRPRVQQALILAWTDHLDEGRRRMLDVRRGCIENGEESELVACAFHSALIETWMGNFADAERIAGEMIERATQIDGDLARAMSLIISGLVGAYLGREAQSRNDITEGLAASRRCGSQQLSDLASTALVFLEVSLGDYGAALSAGEGLRSRLQATGRQTEIILAAFVPDLVEALTAVDRIDDAAQLVEAMESNGARVDRQWTVAIGARCRSLLCSARGDVDDALAAAGRALAHLDGLAMPFERARTQVLLGELQRRHRLKDASAATLGEALRGFEELGSPLWADRARAALARAGVPRLRTSDGLTLSERRIAELVTKGMTNRAIASTLFISPKTVEANLARIYRKLNIRSRAELAWHVSQTPA, encoded by the coding sequence ATGGCCGCCGAACTGGCCCGCGCCCGCGGGGCGCCGGCCGATGCGGCGGAGCTCGTCGACTTGGCGATCAGTCTCGGAGGTGACGATCCGCTGCGCCAGATGCGCTCTGCCCAATACCATTTCGCTGCGGGCGAGCCGGCGTACGCCAAAAGGCTGCTTGGCGAGGCGATCACCTCCATGCCGCCGGGCCTCGTCCGTGGCGAGGCGGCGCACGCGCTGGCGATGATCGCTTTCCATTGCGACAGTTTCCCTGCCGCGGCGTCGCTCCTTCAGCAGGCAATGAACGACGCAGTGAGCAGCCTTGCGCTGCGCGTACAAATACAGGTCATGCTCGCCTATTCGTGCGCCCACCTCGGCCAACTCGATCAGGCCGTGCGAACCGCCGAGAATGCCGTGAACATCGCGGCCTGTCTCGAGCAGCCTGAGTTGATCGGCCTGGCCCTCGGGGCGAGGACTATGTTGTCGTTTTTGCGCGGTGACGGCGTAGACGAGATTGGTCTGCGACGCGCGCTGGAATGTGGTGAAACGGGGGCGCACGTCCCGCTGGTGCTCCGTCCCCGGGTGCAGCAGGCGCTGATCTTGGCGTGGACGGACCACCTTGACGAAGGCCGCCGGCGGATGCTCGACGTTCGACGCGGCTGTATCGAGAACGGAGAAGAGAGCGAGCTGGTCGCTTGTGCGTTCCATTCGGCGCTGATCGAGACGTGGATGGGAAACTTTGCAGACGCCGAGCGGATCGCAGGGGAAATGATCGAGCGCGCCACGCAGATCGACGGCGATTTGGCGCGCGCGATGTCGTTGATCATCAGCGGCCTCGTCGGTGCGTACCTGGGACGAGAAGCACAGTCCCGCAACGACATCACTGAAGGATTGGCCGCCAGCCGGCGGTGCGGTTCGCAGCAACTGAGCGATTTGGCCAGTACCGCACTGGTATTCCTGGAGGTTTCGCTGGGCGATTACGGCGCTGCATTGAGCGCCGGGGAAGGTTTGCGGTCTCGACTGCAAGCAACTGGTCGACAGACCGAAATCATCTTGGCTGCATTCGTTCCCGACCTGGTTGAGGCGCTCACCGCCGTCGATCGCATCGACGATGCGGCGCAGCTGGTGGAGGCCATGGAAAGCAACGGCGCTCGTGTCGACAGACAATGGACGGTCGCCATCGGCGCGCGCTGCCGTAGCTTGCTGTGTTCGGCGCGCGGCGATGTCGACGACGCGCTTGCCGCAGCCGGGCGCGCGCTTGCCCACCTCGACGGCCTGGCGATGCCGTTCGAGAGAGCCCGCACGCAGGTTCTCCTTGGCGAGTTGCAACGCCGGCATCGTCTGAAGGACGCCAGCGCGGCCACGCTAGGCGAGGCGTTGCGCGGGTTCGAAGAACTCGGAAGTCCATTGTGGGCAGATCGGGCCCGCGCTGCCCTTGCCCGCGCCGGCGTGCCACGGCTGCGGACCAGCGACGGCCTGACCCTTTCGGAACGGCGAATAGCTGAACTCGTCACCAAGGGAATGACGAATCGGGCCATCGCCAGCACATTGTTCATCAGTCCAAAAACGGTGGAAGCCAACCTTGCCAGGATTTATCGGAAGCTCAACATCCGGTCCCGCGCCGAGCTGGCCTGGCACGTGAGCCAAACGCCGGCCTGA
- a CDS encoding solute symporter family protein has translation MTALAAAHDTIGNPVANIAIFAVFVLITLCVVIRASRRNATATEFFTADRAFSGPQNGIAIAGDYLSAASFLGIAGAIAVYGYDGFLYSIGFLVAWLVALLLVAELIRNTGKFTMADVLSFRLRQRPVRLVAAISTLTVSLFYLLAQMAGAGGLVALLLNVKGRLGESIVIAAVGVLMIVYVLVGGMKGTTWVQIIKAVLLILGAAAMTVMVLAKFGMNFSDILGSAQSAVSHAITKGVANRNVLAPGAQYGGSTTSKINLLSLGLALVLGTAGLPHVLMRFYTVPTAKEARRSVVWAIGLIGAFYLFTLALGYGAAAMVGPDRILKAAGGQNSAAPLLAFQLGGVVLLGVISAVAFATILAVVAGLTITASTSFAHDIYASLIRRHQVTETEQVRVSRITAVVLGVFGIALGILANGQNVAFLVALAFAIAASANLPTILYSLYWPRFNTRGALWSMYGGLISTLVLIVFSPAVSGSKSAMIPGADFAWFPLSNPGIVSIPLAFLLGVVGTLSSPDRGDPELNAEMEVRSLTGIGAEKATAH, from the coding sequence GTGACCGCGCTGGCCGCCGCGCACGACACGATCGGCAATCCCGTTGCCAACATTGCGATCTTCGCCGTCTTCGTCCTGATCACCCTCTGCGTGGTGATCCGGGCCAGCCGGCGCAACGCCACCGCGACCGAGTTCTTCACCGCAGACCGTGCCTTCTCGGGACCACAGAACGGCATCGCCATCGCGGGCGACTACCTGTCCGCGGCGAGCTTCCTCGGCATCGCCGGCGCGATTGCCGTCTACGGCTACGACGGGTTCCTGTATTCCATCGGCTTCCTCGTTGCCTGGTTGGTGGCCCTGCTGTTGGTGGCCGAACTGATTCGCAACACCGGCAAATTCACGATGGCCGACGTGCTCAGCTTCCGGCTCAGGCAGCGCCCGGTGCGACTGGTCGCGGCCATCTCGACGCTGACCGTCTCGCTGTTCTACCTCCTCGCGCAGATGGCCGGCGCGGGCGGTCTGGTCGCGTTGCTGCTCAACGTCAAGGGCCGCCTTGGCGAATCGATCGTGATCGCCGCCGTCGGAGTCCTGATGATCGTGTACGTTCTCGTCGGCGGCATGAAGGGCACCACCTGGGTACAGATCATCAAGGCCGTGCTGCTGATCCTCGGCGCCGCGGCGATGACGGTGATGGTGCTCGCGAAGTTCGGCATGAACTTCTCCGACATCCTGGGGTCGGCGCAGTCGGCGGTGTCCCACGCCATCACCAAGGGAGTCGCCAACCGGAACGTGCTGGCACCGGGCGCCCAGTACGGCGGATCGACTACCTCGAAAATCAACCTGCTATCGCTGGGCCTCGCACTGGTGCTCGGCACCGCGGGCCTGCCGCATGTGTTGATGCGCTTCTACACGGTGCCAACCGCGAAAGAGGCGCGCCGCTCGGTGGTATGGGCGATCGGCCTCATCGGTGCCTTCTACCTGTTCACGCTGGCGCTGGGCTACGGCGCCGCCGCCATGGTCGGGCCCGACCGCATCCTCAAGGCCGCCGGCGGCCAGAACTCGGCGGCTCCCCTGCTGGCGTTCCAACTCGGCGGAGTCGTCCTGCTCGGCGTCATCTCCGCGGTGGCGTTCGCAACGATCCTCGCCGTGGTCGCGGGCCTGACGATCACCGCATCGACGTCGTTCGCGCACGACATCTATGCCAGCCTGATCCGGCGCCACCAAGTCACCGAGACCGAACAGGTTCGGGTGTCGCGCATCACCGCCGTCGTGCTCGGCGTATTCGGGATCGCGCTCGGCATCCTGGCGAACGGCCAGAACGTCGCATTCCTGGTGGCGCTCGCGTTCGCGATCGCGGCCTCCGCCAACCTGCCGACCATCCTGTATTCGCTCTATTGGCCGCGGTTCAACACCCGCGGCGCGCTGTGGAGCATGTACGGCGGCCTGATCTCGACGCTCGTGTTGATCGTGTTCTCCCCCGCGGTGTCCGGTTCGAAGAGCGCGATGATCCCGGGCGCGGACTTCGCCTGGTTCCCGCTTTCCAACCCCGGAATTGTCTCGATCCCATTGGCTTTCCTACTCGGCGTCGTCGGCACCCTGTCGTCGCCCGACCGCGGCGATCCGGAGCTCAACGCGGAGATGGAGGTCCGCTCGCTCACCGGGATCGGCGCCGAGAAAGCCACCGCCCACTGA